From a single Streptomyces liliifuscus genomic region:
- a CDS encoding citrate synthase, producing the protein MTDQEPALAYDTRRISTKQAAELLGVKPETVYAYVSRGQLSSRRSTGGRGSTFDAKEVEALARRNRREPAESSPAAGKLSVRTRITLIDKDRYYFRGVDATELASRHSYEEVAEWLWTGVLRPGVTFTAPEASVAVARRAVDALPEHTGPTDRLRVAAIAAATADPLRFDLSEQAVLGTARTLIPTLVDALPTKGHAPRDGGSLAHRLWARLSGREADEASLRALDTALALLVDHDLAASTLAVRVAASARAHAYAAVSAGLGVLEGPLHGAASGLAHRMLLDVLDRGTAAPVVADELRAGRRVPGLGHRIYPGEDPRARVLFGLLEEVPRAAPALAAARDIVDTTARHAPLHANVDLALAVLTATSGMHASAGETIFAVARTAGWIAHVLEEYDEAPLRMRPSGHYVGARPPQPLPQPLPEQ; encoded by the coding sequence ATGACGGATCAAGAACCGGCCCTCGCGTACGACACGCGGCGGATCAGCACCAAGCAAGCCGCCGAACTGCTCGGGGTGAAGCCCGAGACGGTCTACGCGTATGTGAGCCGCGGCCAGCTCAGCAGCCGACGCAGCACGGGCGGCCGGGGCAGCACCTTCGACGCAAAAGAGGTGGAGGCGCTCGCGCGTCGCAACAGGCGCGAGCCGGCCGAGAGTTCACCGGCCGCCGGCAAGCTCTCCGTACGCACCCGCATCACCTTGATCGACAAGGACCGGTACTACTTCCGAGGCGTCGACGCGACCGAACTGGCCTCGCGCCACTCCTACGAAGAGGTCGCCGAGTGGCTGTGGACGGGCGTCCTGCGCCCGGGTGTCACGTTCACAGCACCGGAGGCATCCGTCGCCGTCGCCCGTCGCGCCGTCGACGCGCTGCCGGAGCACACCGGCCCGACCGACCGGCTCCGCGTAGCGGCCATCGCCGCGGCGACCGCCGACCCGTTGCGCTTCGACCTCTCCGAACAGGCCGTGCTCGGCACGGCCCGCACGCTGATCCCGACGCTCGTCGACGCCCTGCCCACCAAGGGGCACGCCCCTCGGGACGGAGGCTCGCTCGCACACCGCCTGTGGGCCCGGCTCAGCGGCCGCGAAGCCGACGAGGCATCCCTGCGCGCCCTGGACACCGCGCTCGCGCTGCTCGTCGACCACGACCTGGCCGCCTCGACGCTGGCGGTCCGGGTCGCCGCATCGGCCCGCGCCCACGCGTACGCCGCCGTCTCGGCGGGCCTCGGCGTCCTCGAAGGCCCGTTGCACGGAGCGGCCAGCGGCCTGGCACACCGGATGCTGCTCGACGTCCTGGACCGGGGTACGGCGGCCCCGGTGGTCGCGGACGAGCTGCGGGCCGGGCGCCGCGTCCCAGGGCTGGGTCACCGCATCTACCCCGGCGAGGACCCACGCGCGCGGGTGCTGTTCGGCCTCCTGGAGGAGGTCCCCCGCGCAGCCCCCGCCCTGGCCGCGGCCCGCGACATCGTGGACACCACTGCCCGCCACGCACCCCTGCATGCCAACGTCGACCTGGCCCTCGCCGTCCTCACGGCCACGTCCGGCATGCACGCCTCGGCGGGCGAGACGATCTTCGCCGTGGCCCGCACGGCAGGCTGGATCGCCCATGTGCTGGAGGAGTACGACGAGGCCCCGCTGCGCATGCGCCCGAGCGGACACTACGTAGGCGCACGGCCCCCTCAGCCACTTCCGCAGCCACTTCCGGAGCAGTGA
- a CDS encoding response regulator: protein MIDVLVVDDDFRVAEINAKFVGKVPGFRVAARAHSAAQALDAAGREPVDLILLDHYLPDRTGLELVQQMRELGMGADVIMITAAGDVETVRAAMRLGALHYLVKPFTFAALRTRLESYAALRRTVDRVSDQGVAGQEQVDRMFGALRTTPAPSSPGLPTGHSEPTTDLICTVLHQADHPLSAHEVAAETGLSRSTAQRYLRHLEQAGRLRLSLKYGDTGRPEHRYAWVAP from the coding sequence ATGATTGACGTCCTGGTCGTGGACGACGACTTCCGTGTCGCCGAAATCAACGCCAAGTTCGTGGGGAAGGTTCCCGGCTTCCGGGTGGCCGCCCGTGCGCACAGCGCCGCCCAGGCCCTGGACGCGGCGGGCCGGGAGCCCGTCGACCTGATCCTGCTCGACCACTATCTGCCCGACCGGACGGGCCTCGAACTCGTCCAGCAGATGCGGGAACTGGGCATGGGCGCGGACGTCATCATGATCACCGCGGCCGGCGACGTGGAGACCGTACGGGCCGCGATGCGTCTGGGTGCTCTGCACTACCTGGTCAAGCCGTTCACATTCGCAGCGCTGCGAACGCGGCTCGAGTCGTACGCCGCACTGCGCCGCACCGTCGACAGAGTCAGCGACCAGGGCGTGGCAGGGCAGGAACAGGTCGACCGCATGTTCGGCGCCCTGCGTACGACGCCCGCCCCCTCCTCGCCGGGTCTGCCCACCGGCCACTCGGAGCCGACCACGGACCTGATCTGCACTGTCCTCCACCAGGCCGACCACCCCCTTTCGGCCCACGAGGTCGCCGCCGAGACGGGCCTCAGCCGCTCCACCGCCCAGCGCTACCTCCGCCACCTGGAACAGGCGGGCCGCCTCCGGCTCTCACTCAAGTACGGGGACACAGGGCGTCCGGAACACCGCTACGCGTGGGTTGCGCCTTGA
- a CDS encoding solute symporter family protein produces the protein MTGNHQTLALLLFSAFVAVTLGITTWVSRHRHGSAEEFYAGGRLFSPMENGFAIAGDYMSAASFLGISGLIALFGYDGLLYSVGFLVAWLVVLFLVAELVRNCGRFTLADVVAARMKERPVRIAAGTSSVTVSVLYLVAQMVGAGSLVALLLGGTSEAAQAWTVIGVGALMVIYVSMGGMRATTWIQIVKAVLLMGGAIALTVLVLMRFHGDFDRLLRAAADRSGHGMSFLAPGLRYGGDWTARLDFISLGLALVLGTAGLPHILSRFYTVPTARAARRSVVWAIGLIGGFYLMTIVLGFGAAAIVGPDAVRGSNAAGNTAVPLLALDLGGGAGSTGGTVLFAIVAAIAFATILAVVAGITLASSASVAHDLYASLRRRAKPRSEVAVARTAAVGIGVVAIALGLLARDLNVAFLVGLAFAVAASANLPVLLYSLFWRNFTTRGAVWSVYGGLVPALVLVVLSPVVTGSPASLFPGVDLQYFPLENPGLVSIPLGFLAGWLGTVTSAEPPDEAKHAETEVRALTGAGAV, from the coding sequence GTGACCGGGAACCATCAGACGCTGGCGCTGCTGCTGTTCAGCGCGTTCGTCGCGGTCACCCTGGGGATCACGACCTGGGTGAGCCGCCACCGGCATGGTTCGGCGGAGGAGTTCTACGCGGGCGGACGGCTCTTCTCGCCCATGGAGAATGGTTTTGCCATCGCGGGCGACTACATGTCCGCCGCGTCCTTCCTCGGTATCTCGGGGCTGATCGCGCTCTTCGGCTATGACGGGCTGCTGTACTCGGTGGGCTTTCTCGTCGCCTGGCTCGTCGTGCTGTTCCTTGTCGCCGAACTGGTGCGCAACTGCGGGCGGTTCACGCTCGCGGACGTCGTCGCGGCCCGCATGAAGGAGCGACCGGTGCGGATCGCTGCGGGAACCTCTTCGGTGACCGTGTCCGTTCTGTACCTGGTGGCGCAGATGGTGGGTGCGGGCAGCCTGGTCGCGCTGCTGCTGGGCGGTACGAGCGAGGCGGCGCAGGCTTGGACGGTCATTGGCGTCGGGGCGCTGATGGTCATCTATGTGTCGATGGGAGGGATGCGGGCCACCACGTGGATCCAGATCGTCAAGGCGGTCCTGCTGATGGGCGGAGCGATCGCGCTGACCGTGCTCGTCCTGATGCGGTTCCACGGGGACTTCGACCGGTTGCTGCGTGCGGCGGCGGATCGGAGTGGGCACGGGATGTCGTTCCTCGCGCCGGGGCTGAGGTACGGCGGGGACTGGACCGCGCGCCTGGACTTCATCAGCCTGGGACTCGCGCTCGTGCTGGGCACGGCGGGGCTGCCGCACATTCTGTCGCGCTTCTACACCGTGCCGACCGCGCGAGCCGCGCGGCGCTCGGTCGTCTGGGCGATCGGTCTGATCGGTGGGTTCTACCTGATGACGATCGTGCTGGGGTTCGGGGCGGCGGCGATCGTCGGCCCCGATGCCGTACGCGGGTCGAACGCGGCCGGGAACACGGCGGTTCCGCTGCTGGCACTCGATCTGGGCGGTGGCGCCGGTTCCACCGGAGGAACGGTTCTGTTCGCGATCGTCGCCGCGATCGCCTTCGCCACGATCCTCGCGGTGGTCGCCGGAATCACGCTCGCCTCCTCGGCGTCCGTGGCCCACGACCTGTACGCCTCGCTGCGTCGGCGGGCGAAGCCGCGCAGCGAGGTGGCCGTGGCGAGGACCGCCGCGGTCGGTATCGGTGTCGTCGCCATCGCGCTGGGCCTGCTCGCGCGCGACCTCAATGTGGCCTTCCTGGTGGGGCTTGCCTTCGCCGTCGCCGCGTCGGCGAACCTGCCGGTGCTGCTGTACTCGCTGTTCTGGCGGAACTTCACGACACGCGGCGCGGTGTGGTCCGTGTACGGGGGCCTGGTGCCGGCTCTGGTGCTCGTCGTGCTGTCTCCGGTGGTGACGGGCAGCCCCGCGTCGCTGTTCCCGGGAGTCGACCTTCAGTACTTCCCGCTGGAGAACCCGGGCCTGGTGTCGATCCCGCTCGGCTTCCTGGCGGGCTGGCTCGGCACGGTCACCTCGGCGGAGCCGCCGGACGAGGCCAAGCACGCCGAGACCGAGGTACGGGCGCTTACGGGGGCGGGAGCGGTCTGA
- a CDS encoding sucrase ferredoxin, which yields MSTCAKVSRDLEEPLAGTAATARTWLLVEQPGPWGAKALTSSHLDPALGRALEKAAEGTGVRIALIRRPGRHADCHTVAERQVYAAHTTPGNVWLHKATTSAPERLLELDFTELGEGLPGTFDATLDGAPHTGDPLALVCTNGRRDRCCALLGRPLAAELAASGVDGIWEVTHLGGHRFSPTLLVLPFGYAYGRAEAHAVKEILQGVREGRVVTEGCRGSSAWERPGQAAELAVRTAAHEDTAGALSVVRTEGSAPRWEVTVAHADGRHWLVTVAQGAALPPRPESCGSALGSPARMDVMAVRELSRTAVAHPTGH from the coding sequence GTGAGTACGTGCGCGAAGGTCTCACGGGACCTGGAGGAGCCCCTCGCGGGGACCGCCGCCACCGCGAGGACGTGGCTGCTGGTCGAACAGCCCGGCCCCTGGGGCGCCAAAGCGCTGACATCGAGCCACCTGGACCCCGCGCTCGGCCGGGCGCTCGAGAAGGCCGCCGAGGGCACCGGCGTACGCATCGCGCTGATCCGCCGCCCGGGCCGCCACGCCGACTGCCACACGGTCGCCGAGCGCCAGGTGTACGCGGCCCACACCACTCCGGGAAACGTATGGCTGCACAAGGCCACCACGTCTGCTCCCGAGCGACTACTCGAACTTGACTTCACCGAGCTCGGCGAGGGCCTGCCCGGGACGTTCGACGCGACTCTCGACGGCGCCCCGCACACCGGCGACCCGCTCGCGCTCGTGTGCACGAACGGCAGGCGCGACCGCTGCTGCGCCCTACTGGGCCGCCCCCTCGCCGCCGAACTCGCCGCCTCGGGAGTGGACGGCATATGGGAGGTCACGCACCTGGGGGGCCACCGCTTCTCCCCCACCCTCCTCGTACTGCCGTTCGGATACGCGTACGGGCGAGCCGAGGCCCATGCCGTCAAGGAGATCCTCCAGGGCGTACGGGAGGGCCGTGTCGTCACCGAAGGGTGCCGTGGGAGCTCTGCCTGGGAACGCCCGGGCCAGGCTGCCGAGCTGGCCGTACGCACGGCGGCGCACGAGGACACCGCAGGCGCGCTGAGCGTCGTCCGTACGGAGGGTTCGGCGCCCCGCTGGGAGGTCACGGTCGCCCACGCCGACGGCCGCCACTGGCTCGTCACGGTCGCCCAGGGCGCGGCCCTGCCGCCCCGCCCCGAGAGCTGCGGCTCGGCTCTCGGCTCTCCGGCCCGGATGGACGTGATGGCGGTGCGCGAGCTGTCCCGTACGGCTGTCGCGCACCCCACGGGCCACTGA
- a CDS encoding DUF485 domain-containing protein, translating to MEKYDGPDSGKVRFDDPWYDALASGWGELDSTGAPAPAVPPARGEQEDRTARAADVYLEVQRSAAFQEVRSRYRRFVVPAVAVFFTWYVGYVVTATTAPEFMAQPVAGAVNVAMLAGLGQFLTTFLFTWAYARHARLRRDRAALDLRWDTQELTRSVAGGGR from the coding sequence GTGGAGAAGTACGACGGTCCCGACTCCGGAAAGGTCCGGTTCGACGACCCCTGGTACGACGCGCTCGCCTCCGGCTGGGGCGAGTTGGACAGTACGGGCGCGCCCGCTCCCGCCGTGCCGCCCGCGCGCGGGGAGCAGGAGGACCGGACCGCCCGTGCGGCCGACGTCTATCTGGAGGTGCAGCGCAGCGCGGCCTTCCAGGAGGTGCGCAGCCGGTACCGGAGGTTCGTGGTCCCGGCCGTCGCCGTCTTCTTCACCTGGTACGTGGGCTATGTGGTGACGGCGACGACGGCTCCGGAGTTCATGGCGCAACCCGTAGCCGGCGCGGTGAACGTGGCGATGCTCGCGGGGCTGGGGCAGTTCCTCACGACGTTCCTGTTCACCTGGGCGTACGCACGGCACGCGAGGCTGCGCAGAGACCGGGCGGCGCTCGATCTGCGCTGGGACACACAGGAGCTGACGCGAAGCGTCGCGGGTGGTGGCCGGTGA
- a CDS encoding response regulator transcription factor — translation MTEEEGGAPARVVVADDQTVVREGIVMLLGLLPGIEVVGAAADGHEAVRLVAELDPDVVLMDLRMPRCDGVEATRRIRAEHPRTQVVVLTTYADDASLFPALRAGARGYLTKDAGGDEIVRAVRSVLSGDAGLSPGIQRRLLERLSEPQPAVPAEGAEAPDGLTARETEVLVLIADGLTNQEIARKLHVSTATVKTHINNLFAKTGLKDRAQAVRYAFGKGLVRPPGG, via the coding sequence ATGACGGAGGAGGAAGGCGGGGCACCGGCCCGTGTCGTCGTGGCGGACGATCAGACCGTGGTGCGCGAGGGCATCGTGATGCTGCTCGGGCTGCTGCCCGGGATCGAGGTCGTCGGGGCCGCCGCCGATGGGCACGAGGCGGTGCGGCTGGTGGCCGAGCTCGACCCGGACGTCGTGCTGATGGACCTGCGCATGCCCCGCTGTGACGGGGTGGAGGCGACCAGACGCATCCGGGCCGAACACCCCAGGACACAGGTCGTCGTGCTCACCACGTACGCCGACGACGCCTCGCTGTTCCCCGCGCTCAGGGCCGGGGCCCGCGGCTATCTCACCAAGGATGCGGGCGGCGACGAGATCGTACGGGCCGTGCGGAGCGTCCTGTCGGGGGACGCCGGGCTCTCCCCGGGCATTCAACGGCGTCTGCTGGAGAGGCTGTCCGAGCCGCAACCCGCCGTTCCCGCGGAGGGCGCCGAGGCGCCGGACGGGCTCACCGCGCGGGAGACGGAGGTGCTCGTGCTGATCGCCGACGGTCTCACCAACCAGGAGATCGCCCGCAAGCTCCATGTCTCGACGGCCACCGTGAAGACCCACATCAACAACCTGTTCGCCAAGACGGGGCTCAAGGACCGTGCGCAGGCGGTCCGTTACGCCTTCGGGAAGGGACTTGTGCGGCCACCAGGGGGGTGA
- a CDS encoding response regulator: MIEVLVVDDDIRVARVNAAYVEKVAGFHVAGEAHSAAEALRQLEALPRLDLVLLDHYLPDETGLAVVQEMRRRGHQADVIMVTAARDVSTVQAAMRQGALQYLVKPFAFAGLRAKLEAYADLRRTLDGGGEAEQAEVDRIFGALSAGSEPGLPKGHSPTTAEAVRRALVTAEGPLSAQEIADRTGLSRQTAQRYLKLLERTGRATLTLKYGDAGRPEHRYVWATRA; encoded by the coding sequence ATGATCGAGGTACTGGTCGTGGACGACGACATCCGGGTCGCCCGGGTCAACGCCGCCTACGTGGAGAAGGTCGCGGGCTTCCATGTCGCGGGCGAGGCGCACTCCGCGGCGGAGGCGCTGCGGCAGCTGGAGGCGCTGCCCCGGCTGGACCTGGTGCTCCTCGACCACTACCTGCCGGACGAGACGGGCCTCGCGGTCGTCCAGGAGATGCGCAGACGCGGCCATCAGGCCGATGTGATCATGGTGACCGCTGCCCGTGACGTCTCCACGGTCCAGGCGGCGATGCGGCAGGGCGCGCTCCAGTACCTGGTGAAACCGTTCGCCTTCGCCGGACTGCGCGCCAAGCTGGAGGCGTACGCGGATCTGCGCCGCACCCTCGACGGCGGCGGCGAGGCCGAACAGGCCGAGGTCGACCGGATCTTCGGCGCCCTGTCCGCGGGCTCGGAGCCCGGTCTGCCCAAAGGGCACTCCCCCACCACCGCGGAGGCCGTACGCCGGGCGCTGGTGACCGCGGAAGGCCCTCTGTCGGCCCAGGAGATCGCCGACCGGACCGGACTCAGCCGCCAGACCGCCCAGCGCTATCTGAAGCTCCTGGAGCGCACGGGACGGGCCACGCTGACCCTCAAATATGGTGACGCGGGCCGCCCGGAGCACCGTTACGTCTGGGCGACCCGCGCCTGA
- a CDS encoding ABC transporter substrate-binding protein produces MPKTLRHGSLAAAGLLVLSSLTACANDVAGSAAADEAGGKGESVKIMVGGLDKVIYLPAMLTERLGYFDDEGLDVELLGEHAGVEAETALVAGQVQGAVGFYDHTLDLQVKGEEVQSVVQFSHAPGEVQIVSDKAATEISSPEDFKGKRLGVTGLGSSTDFLTKYLAVKNGVSVSEFKTVPVGAGESFISALKKGDIDSGMTTDPTVATILAENSGKVLLDMRTPQGSDEALGGAYPSSSLYMQTDWVNDNKETVQKLANAFVKTLKWMAGHSASEIADEMPDDYSKGNGTLYASAIQSTMPMFTQDGVMPEDGPKTVEKVLKAFNPDIKNADVDLSRTYTTEFVDKVVD; encoded by the coding sequence ATGCCCAAGACCCTCAGACACGGGTCGCTGGCAGCCGCCGGCCTGCTTGTCCTCTCCTCGCTCACCGCCTGCGCCAACGACGTGGCCGGATCGGCCGCCGCCGACGAGGCGGGCGGCAAGGGGGAGAGCGTCAAAATCATGGTCGGCGGCCTGGACAAGGTCATCTACCTGCCCGCGATGCTCACCGAGCGGCTCGGCTACTTCGATGACGAGGGCCTGGACGTGGAGCTGCTGGGCGAGCATGCCGGTGTGGAGGCCGAGACGGCGCTCGTCGCCGGGCAGGTGCAGGGAGCCGTCGGCTTCTACGACCACACCCTCGATCTGCAGGTCAAGGGCGAGGAAGTCCAGTCGGTGGTGCAGTTCTCGCACGCGCCCGGCGAGGTCCAGATCGTCTCCGACAAGGCGGCGACCGAGATCAGTTCACCGGAGGACTTCAAGGGCAAGAGGCTCGGCGTCACCGGCCTCGGTTCCTCGACCGACTTCCTCACCAAGTATCTCGCCGTCAAGAACGGTGTGTCCGTCAGCGAGTTCAAGACCGTCCCGGTCGGCGCGGGAGAGAGCTTCATCTCCGCGCTGAAGAAGGGCGACATAGACAGCGGCATGACGACCGACCCGACCGTCGCCACGATCCTGGCGGAGAACAGCGGCAAGGTGCTCCTCGACATGCGCACCCCGCAGGGTTCCGACGAGGCGCTCGGCGGCGCGTACCCGTCGTCCAGCCTCTACATGCAGACGGACTGGGTGAACGACAACAAGGAGACGGTCCAGAAGCTGGCCAACGCCTTCGTGAAGACGCTCAAGTGGATGGCCGGGCACAGCGCCAGTGAGATCGCCGACGAGATGCCGGACGACTACTCGAAGGGCAACGGGACGCTCTACGCCAGCGCGATCCAGAGCACCATGCCGATGTTCACCCAGGACGGTGTGATGCCCGAGGACGGTCCCAAGACCGTCGAGAAGGTCCTCAAGGCGTTCAACCCCGACATCAAGAACGCCGACGTGGACCTCAGCAGGACGTACACCACGGAGTTCGTGGACAAGGTCGTGGACTGA
- a CDS encoding sensor histidine kinase: MSPTPPRRLRLGMPKRMFSQVLLMQVAIAAGVAVLATGLFLAPLSEQLDDQAMRRALAIAQTTSAQPRLAEELKSTPASADGPVQAEAERIRKASGAEYVVVMDVHGTRWSHTNPAEIGGHVSTDPRSALSGREVMEIDNGTLGRSARGKVPLRDTDGRIVGAVSVGIEYDSVRARLIHAIPGLFAYAGGALAVGALAAYLISRRVQRQTRDLAFSDIAGLLAEREAMLHGIREGVVALDRDGRIRLLNDEARRLLGIGDEAVGQPLDTALGEGRTTDVLAGTVTGTDLLTVRGQRVLVANRMPTDDGGAVATLRDRTELEQLGRELDSTRGLIDALRAQDHEHANRMHTLLGLLELEMYDDAVEFVGEVVGDHRATAEQVTEKIHDPLLAALLVGKATVAAERGVALWISDATLFPDRLIDPRGLVTIVGNLVDNALDAVAGTLHARVEVELRAEGRTAVLRVRDTGPGIPAEQRELIFTDGWSTKKPPAHRKRGIGLSLVRRLAERQGGSARVSEADGGGAEFTIVLPEALAEPGLAPEPTTGLVLKSAATTVNEESR; the protein is encoded by the coding sequence ATGAGCCCCACTCCCCCTCGACGACTCCGCCTGGGCATGCCGAAGCGGATGTTCTCGCAGGTGCTGCTGATGCAGGTGGCGATCGCCGCCGGGGTCGCCGTCCTCGCGACCGGACTGTTCCTCGCTCCGCTGAGCGAACAGCTGGACGACCAGGCGATGCGCCGCGCTCTCGCGATCGCGCAGACCACGTCGGCGCAGCCGAGGCTCGCCGAGGAGCTGAAGTCGACACCGGCCTCGGCCGACGGGCCCGTACAGGCCGAGGCGGAACGGATCCGCAAGGCCAGCGGAGCCGAGTACGTCGTCGTGATGGACGTCCACGGCACCCGCTGGTCGCACACGAACCCCGCCGAGATCGGCGGGCACGTCTCGACCGATCCCAGGTCCGCCCTGTCCGGCCGGGAGGTCATGGAGATCGACAACGGCACCCTGGGCCGCTCGGCGCGCGGCAAGGTCCCGTTGCGCGACACCGACGGCCGGATCGTCGGCGCGGTCTCGGTCGGCATCGAGTACGACAGTGTGCGCGCCCGCCTCATCCACGCGATCCCCGGGCTCTTCGCGTACGCCGGAGGAGCCCTGGCCGTGGGCGCGCTGGCCGCCTATCTGATCTCACGGCGGGTGCAGCGGCAGACCCGTGACCTGGCCTTCTCGGACATCGCCGGGCTCCTGGCGGAGCGCGAGGCGATGCTGCACGGCATCAGGGAGGGCGTCGTCGCGCTGGACCGGGACGGCAGGATCCGGCTCCTCAACGACGAGGCCCGGCGCCTGCTCGGGATCGGCGACGAGGCCGTCGGACAGCCCCTCGACACCGCGCTCGGAGAGGGCCGTACGACCGATGTGCTGGCCGGGACCGTCACCGGAACCGATCTTCTCACCGTCCGCGGCCAGCGTGTGCTGGTCGCCAACCGCATGCCCACCGACGACGGCGGTGCCGTCGCCACCCTGCGCGACCGCACCGAACTGGAGCAGCTGGGCCGCGAACTCGACTCCACGCGCGGCCTGATCGACGCCCTGCGCGCCCAGGACCACGAACACGCCAACCGCATGCACACACTGCTCGGGCTGCTGGAGCTGGAGATGTACGACGACGCCGTGGAGTTCGTCGGCGAGGTGGTAGGTGACCACAGGGCGACCGCGGAACAGGTCACGGAGAAGATCCATGACCCTCTGCTCGCCGCCCTCCTGGTGGGCAAGGCCACCGTCGCGGCGGAACGCGGAGTGGCTCTGTGGATCTCGGACGCGACGCTGTTCCCCGACCGGTTGATCGATCCGAGAGGGCTGGTCACGATCGTCGGGAACCTCGTCGACAACGCGCTCGACGCAGTCGCGGGCACTCTCCACGCGCGCGTGGAGGTCGAATTGCGCGCGGAAGGGCGCACGGCCGTCCTGAGAGTGCGGGACACAGGGCCCGGAATTCCTGCCGAACAGCGTGAGTTGATCTTCACGGACGGGTGGTCCACGAAGAAGCCCCCGGCCCACAGAAAGCGCGGGATCGGCCTCTCCCTGGTGCGCAGGCTCGCCGAGCGGCAAGGTGGCAGCGCCCGGGTCTCGGAGGCGGACGGCGGAGGCGCCGAGTTCACCATCGTGCTGCCGGAGGCACTGGCGGAGCCGGGACTCGCTCCGGAGCCCACGACCGGCCTCGTACTGAAGAGTGCCGCCACGACCGTCAACGAGGAGTCGAGATGA
- a CDS encoding citrate synthase/methylcitrate synthase encodes MPINRAATASVDVPRGLAGVVVTDTVLGDVRGVEGFYHYRQYSAVDLARTRGFEDVWHLLVHGELPDATQRSAFLARTAELRRLPVEVRAVLPAIAAASGGSGALAGMRTALSLLGAALGFRPVYDIDAEQRRADALAASAAVPTLLTALHRLGQGLEPIEPRDDLPYAANYLYMLTGSEPDADRARAIEQYLISTIDHGFNASTFTARVITSTGADVAACLVGAVGALSGPLHGGAPSRALDTLDAIGTPDRIDSWIRERVLAGDRIMGFGHPVYRTEDPRSRMLRGIAQQFGGPLVDFAVEVERHVEAILAELKPGRELHTNVEFYAGVVMELCGLPREMFTPTFAAARVVGWSANILEQAEDPKIIRPAARYVGPGAPVAVPAVA; translated from the coding sequence ATGCCGATCAACCGGGCCGCGACCGCCTCTGTCGACGTACCGCGAGGACTCGCGGGCGTCGTTGTCACCGACACCGTGCTGGGTGACGTCAGGGGGGTCGAGGGGTTCTATCACTATCGCCAGTACTCGGCCGTCGACCTCGCACGGACCCGCGGCTTCGAGGACGTGTGGCATCTGCTGGTGCACGGTGAACTGCCGGACGCGACGCAGCGTTCCGCCTTTCTCGCGCGGACGGCGGAACTGCGGCGGCTGCCGGTGGAGGTGCGGGCCGTACTGCCCGCGATCGCCGCGGCCAGTGGAGGGTCGGGGGCGCTCGCCGGGATGCGCACCGCGTTGTCGCTGCTCGGTGCGGCGCTGGGGTTCCGGCCGGTGTACGACATTGACGCCGAGCAGCGCCGAGCGGACGCGCTCGCCGCGTCGGCGGCCGTGCCGACGCTGCTGACGGCGCTCCACCGGCTCGGGCAGGGCCTCGAACCGATCGAGCCGCGTGACGATCTGCCCTACGCCGCCAACTACCTCTACATGCTGACGGGTTCGGAACCGGACGCGGACCGGGCGAGGGCGATCGAGCAGTACTTGATCTCGACCATTGACCATGGATTCAATGCATCAACATTCACGGCGAGGGTGATCACGTCGACGGGGGCGGATGTGGCGGCCTGTCTCGTCGGCGCGGTGGGAGCCCTCTCCGGTCCGCTCCACGGGGGCGCCCCGAGTCGGGCCCTGGACACCCTCGACGCGATCGGGACTCCCGACCGCATCGACTCCTGGATCCGTGAACGCGTCCTCGCCGGCGACCGCATCATGGGCTTCGGGCACCCCGTCTACCGCACCGAGGACCCCCGCTCGCGCATGCTCCGCGGCATCGCCCAGCAATTCGGCGGTCCCCTGGTCGACTTCGCGGTCGAGGTCGAACGCCACGTGGAAGCGATCCTCGCGGAGCTCAAGCCCGGCCGGGAACTCCACACGAACGTGGAGTTCTACGCGGGCGTCGTCATGGAACTCTGCGGCCTGCCACGCGAGATGTTCACACCGACCTTCGCCGCGGCCCGCGTCGTCGGCTGGAGCGCCAACATCCTCGAACAGGCGGAGGACCCGAAGATCATCCGCCCGGCGGCACGGTATGTGGGTCCGGGGGCGCCGGTTGCGGTGCCAGCGGTGGCTTGA